The following is a genomic window from Paenibacillus thiaminolyticus.
TCGGGTATGCGTTCTTGGACATGACGCAATGGCCTATCGTGCTTATCTTCATGCTGATTAATTTCTTGTCCGGCATGCTGCTTGCCATCGGTTCGCTGCTGCTGGAGGAGATCGCCTTCAAGCGATATCCGCGGATCAGCGACCTGCTGCGCATGCTCGCATTCAGCGTGCTCATGTTCTTCGGCTATCGTCAGTTGGGAAGTCTATGGCGGATTCAAGGCCATATTCAATATTTCCAGAACAACAACTCGTGGGGGGCCATGACCCGCCAGAGCTGGCAAGAGGACAGCAAGCCGGCCAAATCGGCTTGACGATAACAGTTGGGAAAGGTGGTATTTCCGAAAATGCTGAACACGGTAATGAAACCGGAAGCTGCACCGTCTGTCAAAGAAAAGGTCCAACGCTTGTGCGCCACTGACAGCGACCGCCTGGGGGTGATTCTCCTTCACGCTCAACCGTTCGGTTCGAACTGGGAAGCGCAGGCACGGGAGTGGCTCTCGGCTGACCGGAATCTTCGCTTCGAGCTGCTGCGCGATGCGGCCCATGACATTCTGGCCGTGCTGCTGCCGGACTCCGCGCTCGACATGACCCACTATCATGCGCTGCAGCTGAAGATGCTGCTTGAGCAGAGCCATGTCGGCAAGCCGATCGTATGCGCGATCGCCGCCCCGGACAACCCGGCGGAAGCGAAATCGCTCCTCTTCGATCGCTGGTCGGAGCTGAAGATGATGGACGGCACCGCCGGCATTTGCGTCCTGCACGATGAGCTGGAGGCGCCTGATGCGAAGAAAATTCTCATCGTCGACCATGACGACAGCGTGCGCGAGTTCCTGCAGATTCAGCTCAAGCTCCAGGGCTATGAGGTGCATGCGGCAACCGATGCGATAACCGCCCTGGACATGATCCGGAAGGAAGGCTACGACCTGATCGTCACCGAGCTCAATCTGTACGGGTTGAATGGCTTGCCGTTCATTTCCCAGATTCAGAAGATGGAACTGGCCAAAGAGCCCAAAATCGTCATTCTGTCGGAGCAGCGCGTAGGAAGTACGATCGAGCACTGCTTCCAGCAGGGCGTGAGCGACTATATTACGAAGCCGTTCTCGCCGGCAGATTTGGACGCTAGAATCAGAAGCTGTTTTTAAATAGATATATAAGTGCGTTCCCGCGGGCCGGCAAGCGGACTGTGGGAACAAACACGATAATCCAATTCTTCTATGGAAGGTGAAGCCTGTGAACATGTATGCCGCCAATTTGAAACACAACATCGAAAATCAATCGTCTGTCGTCGGAGTCATTGGTCTCGGATATGTCGGTCTGCCGCTCGCGGTCGAGATGTGCAAGCAAGGGTTCCGCGTCATCGGAATTGACCTGAACCCTTCGAAGATCGCCAGCATCCGCAAAGGACACTCCTACATCAAGGACGTCAGCGATGAGACGCTGCAACAATGCATGGACACAGGTCGGTTCATGGCTACGAACGAGTATGAGCATATCCGCGAAATGGATGCGGTCAGCATTTGCGTCCCGACGCCGCTGAGCGAGAATCAGGATCCGGATACGTCGTACATTACGCAAGTCGTGGATCAATTGAAGCAGTATATGAAGAAGGGGAGCCTCATTACGCTCGAGAGCACGACTTATCCGGGCACGACGGAGGAGCTCATTCAACGGGAGATCGAGAAGCTGGGCTACCGTGCGGGAGAGGATTTCTTCCTCTGCTTCTCGCCGGAGCGGGTCGATCCTTCCAACACGAAATACAATACGTTCAACACGCCGAAGGTCATCGGCGGGGCCACCCCGACCTGCCTGGAGCTGGGGGCCGCACTCTATAGCCGCGTCGTCATGGAGGTCGTGCCGGTCTCGTCCACGAAGGTGG
Proteins encoded in this region:
- a CDS encoding response regulator, producing the protein MLNTVMKPEAAPSVKEKVQRLCATDSDRLGVILLHAQPFGSNWEAQAREWLSADRNLRFELLRDAAHDILAVLLPDSALDMTHYHALQLKMLLEQSHVGKPIVCAIAAPDNPAEAKSLLFDRWSELKMMDGTAGICVLHDELEAPDAKKILIVDHDDSVREFLQIQLKLQGYEVHAATDAITALDMIRKEGYDLIVTELNLYGLNGLPFISQIQKMELAKEPKIVILSEQRVGSTIEHCFQQGVSDYITKPFSPADLDARIRSCF